Proteins encoded within one genomic window of Nitrospina gracilis 3/211:
- a CDS encoding flagellar basal body L-ring protein FlgH: MNMKSCSPFEQILLLALVLPALGLGGCAALNKEKKPDPAEEILKHAIFETKEEPYQRLEGSLWPGETSENLLFADTKAKQLGDVVTIELEENFTSTNSATTATSRDSTIDIETGSVLGLPTNLGVSNFLGSTQSFNPNLNTSVSRSHDGEGTTTRAGTMTGTMAAIITEVMPNGIFKIEGRRTVMVNDEDQTMILGGLIRRVDIGFDNTISSQNIANASITYSGKGVVSEEQNPGWLSRFLAYIWPF, translated from the coding sequence ATGAATATGAAATCGTGTTCCCCATTTGAACAAATCCTTTTGCTGGCTCTGGTCCTTCCCGCATTGGGCCTGGGCGGCTGTGCGGCGTTAAATAAAGAAAAGAAACCGGACCCGGCGGAAGAAATCCTCAAGCATGCCATTTTTGAGACCAAGGAGGAGCCGTACCAGCGGTTGGAAGGTTCGCTCTGGCCGGGGGAGACATCCGAAAATCTGTTGTTTGCGGACACCAAGGCAAAGCAGTTGGGAGATGTGGTGACTATTGAATTGGAGGAAAACTTCACTTCAACAAACTCCGCCACGACAGCCACTTCACGCGATTCAACCATAGACATCGAAACCGGGAGCGTGCTGGGCCTGCCTACGAACCTGGGCGTGTCCAATTTTCTCGGCAGCACGCAGTCGTTCAATCCAAATTTAAACACCAGTGTCAGCCGTTCGCATGATGGAGAAGGCACCACCACACGCGCGGGCACCATGACCGGCACCATGGCGGCGATCATCACCGAGGTTATGCCAAACGGAATTTTTAAAATTGAAGGACGCCGCACCGTGATGGTGAACGACGAGGACCAGACCATGATTCTGGGAGGTCTGATTCGCCGCGTCGACATCGGGTTCGATAACACCATCTCGTCCCAGAACATCGCCAATGCGTCTATCACCTATTCAGGAAAAGGCGTGGTCTCGGAAGAACAGAATCCAGGCTGGTTATCACGCTTCCTGGCTTACATCTGGCCGTTCTGA